The Hydrogenobacter sp. genomic sequence ATCTAACCTCAATGAAAAATTCCCACTGGTTGCGGGAAGCCAACCCCTCAGATAAAGCTCCTTTATAACCTCTACGAGTTGCTTTAAGTCCTCGCTCATAAACCAATATTGTATAATAGAAAGCATGAGCTTGCTTGTTATTTATGACGAAAAGGGTAATTTTCTCGGTGCGGAGAAAGAACATACAAAAATAAGTGAGGATCTTGAAAAGTTGGGTGTGATCTTCCAAAGGTGGCGGACAAAATCCATACAAAAGGAAGCTCTTCAAGAGGATATACTTGAAGCATACAGAGATGAAATTGAGAATATAAATAGAACTTTCAATTTTGTATCAATGGATGTGGCAAGCATAACACCAGACCATCCTAAGAAGGATGAATTGAGGAATATGTTCCTAAAGGAACATACTCATTCAGATTTTGAAGTGCGTTTTTTTATAGATGGGGTTGGTAGTTTTTACCTTCACATAAAGGACAAAGTTTACGCTGTGGTGTGTGAAAAAGGGGATTTTATAAGCGTTCCAGCGGGCGTTCGTCATTGGTTTGATATGGGGAAAACACCATTTTTCAAAGCCATACGATTCTTTTCCATTCCAGAAGGATGGGTAGCAAACTTTACAGGCAGTGACATATCAAAGATCATTCCTGATCACGACAGTTTAGTTAGCTCATGGCTGAAATCTTAGCGGTACTTACCGATATAGAAGGGACTACTTCATCTATCTCTTTCGTGAAGGAAGTACTTTTCCCTTACTCAAAGCAAAAACTTCAAGGCTTCCTAAAAAGGCACTGGGAAGATGAAAATGTAAAGTCTCTTTTGGGAGAACTTTTTGAAAAATTTGGAAGGGAATTGACTCTTGAAGAGGTAGTAAGACTTCTTACAGAATGGATAGATGAGGATAGAAAAGAAAGTGTTCTTAAAGAGCTTCAGGGTCTCATATGGGAATATGGCTATAAAATTGGGGAGCTTAAAGGACACATATACAAAGATGCTTATGAGAAGTTAAAAGAGTGGTACAGCAAAGGTATAAAACTCTATGTTTTTTCTTCAGGATCTGTAAAAGCGCAGAAGCTCCTCTTCTCCCACACTGAGTATGGGGATATCACATACCTCTTTTCAGGATATTTTGACACAAGGACAGGGAGTAAAAAAGACGAGCGATCTTATGCAAAGATAGCTCAGGCTATAGGTTTTAAACCCCAAGAGATACTTTTCCTCTCGGATGTTGAAGAGGAACTCAATGCGGCAAAGAGTGTAAACATGCGCACAGTAAGGTTAATGAGAGATAAAGAAGTGCCTTCAAAACACACCGCGGTAAAGGATTTTTACTCTATTGAGCTTTGAACTGAGTGACCTCCTCTTCTCAATAACTTGAGGAGCTTCCTGCTTCAACGAGGTAGCTTACACAAATATAGGGGTTAGACCCCAGTATTCGTGCAGAGGCGGACCTCTCCGCAGGCGTCAGCTTGGGTCGGTCCAACCCTACCACCCTTAAGGCGGGTGAGACCTTTTTAAGCATCACAAGACACGCATTCAAATCCCTGTCTATCTTGTTGCCACACTCAGGACAGAAAACTGTCCTGTCAGAAAGCTTAAGATTTTCAAAGTATGCT encodes the following:
- a CDS encoding cupin, which gives rise to MSLLVIYDEKGNFLGAEKEHTKISEDLEKLGVIFQRWRTKSIQKEALQEDILEAYRDEIENINRTFNFVSMDVASITPDHPKKDELRNMFLKEHTHSDFEVRFFIDGVGSFYLHIKDKVYAVVCEKGDFISVPAGVRHWFDMGKTPFFKAIRFFSIPEGWVANFTGSDISKIIPDHDSLVSSWLKS
- the mtnC gene encoding acireductone synthase, with translation MAEILAVLTDIEGTTSSISFVKEVLFPYSKQKLQGFLKRHWEDENVKSLLGELFEKFGRELTLEEVVRLLTEWIDEDRKESVLKELQGLIWEYGYKIGELKGHIYKDAYEKLKEWYSKGIKLYVFSSGSVKAQKLLFSHTEYGDITYLFSGYFDTRTGSKKDERSYAKIAQAIGFKPQEILFLSDVEEELNAAKSVNMRTVRLMRDKEVPSKHTAVKDFYSIEL